A window of Halobellus sp. LT62 contains these coding sequences:
- a CDS encoding universal stress protein has translation MPTHVLVPYNGTPLAKDALRYACSEFGSATITTLFVVDKASDDTASRGWGDHPGLWEEWLEERKAHARELFTEAEAIAGEYDATVQTGVAVGPVAPMIVEAAEEYGADLIVVGAHGQSRLEELLLGDVARRLVRSSPIPVTTIRESIE, from the coding sequence ATGCCGACTCACGTGTTGGTGCCGTACAACGGTACCCCACTCGCGAAGGATGCGCTCCGTTATGCCTGCTCGGAGTTCGGATCTGCCACGATCACGACGTTGTTCGTCGTCGACAAGGCCTCAGACGACACCGCTTCGAGGGGCTGGGGGGATCACCCGGGACTGTGGGAAGAGTGGCTCGAAGAGCGGAAAGCGCACGCCCGAGAGCTGTTTACGGAGGCCGAAGCCATCGCCGGAGAGTACGACGCCACCGTTCAGACGGGCGTCGCGGTCGGCCCCGTCGCACCGATGATCGTCGAGGCCGCCGAGGAGTACGGTGCCGACCTGATCGTCGTCGGCGCGCACGGGCAGTCGAGACTGGAGGAACTACTGCTTGGCGACGTCGCGCGTAGACTGGTGAGAAGTTCCCCGATTCCTGTCACGACGATTCGAGAATCGATAGAGTGA
- the pyrI gene encoding aspartate carbamoyltransferase regulatory subunit — MSDTDRELRVSKIRNGTVIDHLAAGQALNVLALLGIDGSGGEGVSVGMNVPSDKLAKKDIVKVEDRELSQSEVDVLSVISPEATINIVREYEVIEKKRIERPEYVEDVLSCPNRNCITNAEEPIRTRFMVLDDGLRCDYCGEIVREDEVPSRLDVS, encoded by the coding sequence ATGAGCGACACCGACAGAGAGCTCCGCGTCTCGAAGATCCGCAACGGCACCGTCATCGACCACCTCGCCGCGGGACAGGCGCTGAACGTCCTCGCGCTGCTCGGCATCGACGGTTCGGGCGGTGAGGGCGTCTCCGTCGGGATGAACGTCCCCTCGGATAAGCTCGCGAAGAAGGACATCGTGAAGGTCGAAGACCGCGAACTGAGCCAATCGGAGGTCGACGTCCTGTCGGTGATCTCTCCGGAGGCGACGATCAACATCGTCCGCGAGTACGAGGTGATCGAAAAGAAACGAATCGAGCGACCCGAGTACGTCGAAGACGTCCTCTCGTGTCCCAACCGAAACTGCATCACGAACGCCGAGGAGCCGATCCGAACCCGGTTTATGGTCCTCGACGACGGACTTCGCTGTGATTACTGCGGCGAGATCGTCCGCGAGGACGAGGTCCCCTCGCGCCTCGACGTGTCCTGA
- a CDS encoding DUF4242 domain-containing protein, whose amino-acid sequence MDVHRDVDASVEEVVEAHKKDLETQEKHGVKYLNYWVDADEGAVFCLFEGPSKEAGEKVHKEAHGLTADEIFEVEQGE is encoded by the coding sequence ATGGACGTTCACAGGGACGTTGATGCAAGCGTTGAGGAGGTTGTGGAAGCTCACAAAAAGGACCTCGAAACACAGGAAAAACACGGTGTGAAATACCTGAATTACTGGGTGGATGCTGACGAGGGGGCTGTTTTTTGCCTCTTTGAGGGTCCCAGTAAAGAAGCAGGTGAGAAGGTCCATAAAGAAGCTCACGGTCTCACCGCAGACGAGATCTTCGAAGTTGAACAGGGTGAGTGA
- a CDS encoding IclR family transcriptional regulator, translating into MTKKANHPVRTTEKTLTLIETLDTDEGFRLTELEERLDMSKSGIHNHLSTLREHGYVEKNGDEYALSLKFLSLGGHVRSRSPLYQYGRSKIDQLASDTGMLANLATEEGGRAVYLYQSRGSYAVNLDTHVGYRLPLHNIGIGKAILASLPRERVEAIVDEWGLPKATENTITDRDELFDELEEIRERGYATDDEERTEGLTCIGAPVKLGGDVLGAISISAPTKRLGNAGFDDDITAEVESTAHELALDIKYARQ; encoded by the coding sequence ATGACGAAGAAAGCGAACCACCCCGTCCGGACGACTGAAAAGACGCTGACGCTCATCGAGACGCTCGACACCGACGAGGGGTTCCGACTCACTGAACTGGAAGAACGCCTCGATATGAGCAAGAGCGGGATTCACAACCACCTCAGCACGCTCAGAGAACACGGGTACGTCGAGAAAAACGGCGACGAGTACGCGCTCAGCCTGAAGTTCCTCTCGCTCGGAGGGCACGTCCGCAGTCGCTCGCCGCTGTACCAGTACGGTCGCTCGAAGATCGATCAACTGGCGAGTGACACGGGGATGCTCGCGAATCTCGCGACCGAGGAGGGCGGCCGAGCCGTGTACTTGTACCAGTCTCGCGGCAGTTACGCGGTCAACCTCGATACCCACGTGGGCTATCGGCTCCCGCTGCACAACATCGGGATCGGCAAAGCGATTCTCGCGTCGCTCCCGCGGGAGCGCGTCGAGGCCATCGTCGACGAGTGGGGGCTTCCGAAGGCGACCGAGAACACGATCACCGATCGCGACGAACTGTTCGACGAGCTCGAGGAGATCCGCGAACGCGGGTACGCGACCGACGACGAGGAGCGGACGGAGGGGTTGACCTGCATCGGCGCGCCGGTCAAATTGGGTGGTGACGTCCTCGGTGCGATCAGCATCTCCGCTCCGACGAAACGACTGGGCAACGCCGGGTTCGACGACGACATCACCGCCGAGGTCGAGAGCACGGCCCACGAACTCGCCTTAGACATCAAATACGCGCGCCAGTAA
- the pyrB gene encoding aspartate carbamoyltransferase: MRQDHLISATQLSRADIEAVLDRAAEIDADPSAWQGRHDGSILGLCFFEPSTRTRMSFDTAMKRLGGRTIDMGAVESSSVKKGETLADTMRVLEGYADALVLRHPSEGSAKMATEFVDVPLVNAGDGAGQHPTQTLLDLYTMRQNAGLDDVTVGIMGDLKYGRTVHSLASALTNFDIRQHFISPESLRLPRSVRYDLHESGAQVREHTGLGEVLGELDILYVTRIQRERFPDENEYLKVAGEYQISAEDLSAAKDSLTIMHPLPRVDEIASDVDETDHAKYFQQAHNGVPVRMALLDMLLSEEEAQ, from the coding sequence ATGCGTCAGGACCACCTCATCTCCGCGACCCAGCTGTCGCGGGCCGACATCGAGGCGGTGCTCGACCGCGCGGCGGAGATCGACGCCGATCCGAGCGCGTGGCAGGGGCGACACGACGGCTCGATTCTCGGCCTCTGCTTCTTCGAGCCGAGCACCCGCACGCGGATGAGTTTCGACACCGCGATGAAACGACTCGGCGGTCGCACGATCGATATGGGTGCAGTCGAGTCCTCGTCGGTGAAGAAGGGCGAGACGCTGGCCGACACGATGCGCGTCCTCGAAGGTTACGCCGACGCGCTCGTCCTCAGACACCCCTCCGAGGGGTCGGCGAAGATGGCGACGGAGTTCGTCGACGTCCCGCTCGTCAACGCGGGCGACGGCGCGGGTCAACACCCCACACAGACGCTCTTGGACCTCTACACAATGCGGCAGAACGCCGGGCTCGACGACGTCACCGTCGGCATTATGGGCGATCTCAAGTACGGCCGCACGGTCCACTCGCTCGCGTCGGCGCTGACGAACTTCGACATCCGCCAGCACTTCATCAGCCCTGAAAGCCTCCGTCTCCCCCGGAGCGTCCGATACGACCTCCACGAGTCGGGCGCGCAGGTGCGAGAGCACACCGGCTTGGGCGAGGTGCTCGGCGAGTTGGACATCCTGTACGTCACGCGCATCCAGCGGGAGCGGTTCCCCGATGAGAACGAGTACCTGAAGGTCGCCGGCGAGTACCAGATCAGCGCCGAGGACCTCTCGGCGGCGAAAGACTCCCTGACGATTATGCACCCGCTGCCGCGCGTCGACGAGATCGCCTCGGACGTCGACGAGACCGACCACGCGAAGTATTTCCAACAGGCGCACAACGGCGTTCCCGTCCGGATGGCGCTCCTCGATATGCTGCTGTCGGAGGAGGAAGCACAATGA
- the menD gene encoding 2-succinyl-5-enolpyruvyl-6-hydroxy-3-cyclohexene-1-carboxylic-acid synthase, producing MSRDPNRNTLWARAFVDELAAAGVDAVCISPGSRSTPLTVAFDRHEDVRVFSHLDERSSAYFALGRAKRTGDVTPLVCTSGTAAANYHPAVIEASQSRVPMLLLTADRPPEIRDSGANQTIDQEKLYGDAVRWYRDVAEPEATPRKLRSLRTTAARALAQATGTPAGPVHLNFPFRKPLEPTPVEGDVPADLPPLASEGRDGGDRPFVDTTAGVPELDDDALRTLAEELSEPRGLLVVGPSDAPGIDPEAVAAFAHTSGFPVLADPLSGVRYGGLVRTTPVIGGYDGYLTDRVREAWPDPDVVVRVGASPTSKPLREYLASVDSRQYVVDPAAGWREAEFTATDLVVADPSQLLGRLSRLLAGPGSQSWRDRWTAADAAHRDAIREATGFCEGRILADVVDLAPDPSTLFVSNSMPVRDLDRFGAPTTASLTALGNRGASGIDGIVSTALGAGSATTDDLTLLTGDLAYYHDMNGLLALGRCDVEATVVLVNNDGGGIFHLLPIEEYDPPFTPQFVTPHGLGFEATEDLYDLSFARVAGGNRNAFRDAYAEATMSEGSHVIEVRTDAESSHEIRSGLREKAIDRVLDSTP from the coding sequence ATGAGCCGGGACCCGAACCGCAACACGCTCTGGGCGCGCGCGTTCGTCGACGAGCTCGCGGCCGCGGGCGTCGATGCCGTCTGCATCTCACCGGGCAGTCGCTCGACGCCGCTGACGGTCGCGTTCGACCGACACGAGGACGTCCGCGTCTTTTCGCACCTCGACGAGCGGTCGTCGGCGTACTTCGCGCTCGGTCGCGCCAAGCGAACCGGCGATGTGACGCCGCTCGTCTGCACGTCGGGGACGGCGGCCGCGAACTATCACCCGGCGGTGATCGAGGCGTCGCAATCGCGCGTCCCGATGCTGCTCCTGACGGCTGACCGTCCCCCCGAGATCCGAGATTCGGGCGCGAACCAGACGATCGATCAGGAGAAGCTCTACGGCGACGCCGTGCGCTGGTATCGCGACGTCGCCGAACCGGAGGCGACGCCGCGAAAGCTCCGGTCGCTCCGGACGACGGCCGCCCGCGCGCTGGCGCAGGCGACGGGCACGCCCGCGGGACCGGTACATCTCAATTTCCCGTTCCGGAAGCCGCTGGAACCGACGCCCGTTGAGGGCGACGTCCCGGCGGATCTCCCACCGCTCGCCAGCGAGGGACGAGACGGCGGCGACCGCCCGTTCGTCGATACCACCGCGGGCGTCCCGGAACTCGACGACGACGCGCTCCGAACGCTCGCCGAGGAACTCTCGGAGCCGCGCGGACTGCTCGTCGTCGGCCCGAGCGACGCGCCGGGCATCGATCCCGAGGCCGTCGCCGCGTTCGCGCACACCAGCGGATTCCCCGTGCTCGCGGACCCGCTCTCCGGCGTCCGCTACGGCGGTCTCGTCCGCACGACGCCCGTCATCGGCGGCTACGACGGCTACCTCACAGACCGCGTCCGCGAGGCGTGGCCGGACCCGGACGTCGTCGTCCGAGTCGGGGCGTCGCCGACGTCGAAACCCCTCCGCGAGTACCTCGCGAGCGTCGATTCCCGGCAGTACGTCGTCGATCCGGCGGCCGGCTGGCGCGAGGCGGAGTTCACGGCGACGGACCTCGTCGTCGCCGACCCGTCCCAACTGCTCGGGCGGCTCTCTCGACTCCTCGCGGGGCCGGGAAGCCAGTCGTGGCGCGATCGGTGGACTGCCGCCGATGCCGCCCACCGGGACGCGATCAGGGAGGCGACAGGCTTCTGTGAGGGTCGGATCCTCGCCGACGTGGTCGACCTCGCGCCCGACCCGTCGACGCTTTTCGTCTCGAACTCGATGCCGGTCCGCGACCTCGATCGGTTCGGCGCGCCGACAACGGCGTCTCTCACCGCGCTGGGCAACCGCGGCGCGTCGGGTATCGACGGCATCGTCTCGACGGCGCTCGGTGCCGGCTCAGCGACGACGGACGATCTGACGCTTTTGACGGGCGATCTAGCGTATTATCACGATATGAACGGGTTGCTCGCGCTGGGCCGTTGCGACGTCGAGGCGACGGTCGTCCTCGTCAACAACGACGGCGGTGGCATCTTCCATCTACTCCCGATCGAAGAGTACGACCCGCCCTTCACCCCGCAGTTCGTCACCCCGCACGGCCTCGGCTTCGAGGCGACCGAGGATCTGTACGACCTCTCGTTCGCGCGCGTTGCGGGCGGGAATCGCAACGCCTTCCGCGACGCCTACGCCGAGGCGACGATGAGCGAAGGGTCGCACGTCATCGAGGTGCGGACGGACGCCGAATCGAGTCACGAGATCCGCTCTGGGCTCCGGGAGAAAGCGATCGATCGGGTCCTCGACTCGACGCCGTGA
- a CDS encoding 1,4-dihydroxy-2-naphthoate polyprenyltransferase produces MAARPQTLPAAASPVVVGTGLAVHDGVFAALPALAALLGAGLIQIGTNFANDYYDHVQGADTEAREGFTRVTAGGLIDPETVKHAMYLTFAASILLGTYLVYVGGAPIVVIGLLSVASGIAYTGGPYPLGYHGLGDLFVFVFFGLVAVVGTYYVQAAAVLAEPLTLGIPPETLPLVAVVAALPIAALSTDILVVNNVRDKEEDATTGKRTLAVRFGYGVARAEFVAMLVLAYAVPAWFLRQPEYTVAVALPYLTLPYAVDITRTMLEETAGEVLNPTLERMGRLLAAYAVLFAVGLSFTSLPL; encoded by the coding sequence ATGGCCGCGCGCCCGCAGACGCTCCCGGCGGCCGCGTCGCCGGTGGTCGTCGGCACCGGCTTGGCGGTGCACGACGGCGTGTTCGCCGCGTTGCCCGCGCTCGCAGCACTTCTCGGGGCCGGACTCATCCAGATCGGCACCAACTTCGCCAACGACTACTACGATCACGTACAGGGCGCGGACACCGAGGCGCGCGAGGGCTTCACCCGGGTCACCGCCGGGGGACTCATCGACCCCGAGACCGTCAAGCACGCGATGTATCTCACGTTCGCGGCGTCGATCCTTCTGGGCACCTACCTCGTCTACGTCGGCGGCGCGCCGATCGTCGTGATCGGACTGCTCTCGGTCGCGTCAGGGATCGCCTACACCGGCGGGCCGTACCCGCTCGGCTACCACGGCCTCGGCGACCTGTTCGTGTTCGTTTTCTTCGGTCTCGTCGCGGTTGTGGGCACGTACTACGTCCAAGCGGCTGCAGTGCTCGCAGAACCACTGACGCTCGGAATACCCCCCGAGACGCTCCCGCTTGTCGCGGTGGTCGCCGCGCTTCCGATCGCCGCGCTCTCGACGGACATCCTCGTCGTCAACAACGTCCGCGATAAGGAAGAGGACGCGACGACCGGCAAGCGGACGCTCGCGGTTCGGTTCGGATACGGGGTCGCCCGCGCGGAGTTCGTGGCGATGCTGGTGTTGGCGTACGCCGTTCCCGCGTGGTTCCTCCGGCAGCCCGAATACACCGTCGCCGTCGCGCTCCCGTACCTCACGCTCCCGTACGCGGTCGACATCACGCGGACGATGCTCGAAGAGACGGCCGGCGAGGTGCTGAATCCGACACTGGAACGGATGGGTCGACTGCTCGCCGCCTACGCCGTCCTGTTCGCCGTGGGCCTGTCGTTCACGTCACTTCCGTTGTGA
- a CDS encoding mandelate racemase/muconate lactonizing enzyme family protein, with product MQYEPFSLDLTTPLSTSRGEIERREGFLIRVERDDVVGLGEATPLPGWTESIEECEAALTDWSEARQVEPAEMGETPAARHGIELAQVDADARAAGEPLATFLADGSPADSVPVNATVGDGSVESTAGATREAVESGYRAVKVKVGARDSDVDAARLRAAREAAGDGVELRADANGVWDVPTAERLLDVAADLDFAYVEQPLAADDLRGHAELRGRGVGIALDESVVSVGPDRVLTADAADILVCKPMALGGPRRTLDVARRAAARGVDVVVTTTIDAVVARVGAVHVAAALPGISACGLATGSVLSADLAPDPAPVEEGSIRVPTGPGLAGDAFAALRTKR from the coding sequence ATGCAGTACGAACCGTTTTCGCTCGATCTGACGACGCCGCTGTCGACATCCCGGGGTGAAATCGAGCGTCGTGAGGGCTTCCTCATCCGCGTCGAGCGCGACGACGTCGTCGGCCTCGGCGAGGCCACGCCGCTGCCCGGGTGGACCGAGTCTATCGAGGAATGCGAGGCGGCGCTCACGGACTGGTCCGAAGCGCGGCAGGTCGAACCCGCTGAAATGGGGGAGACGCCAGCAGCCCGCCACGGAATCGAACTCGCGCAGGTTGACGCTGACGCGCGCGCCGCCGGTGAGCCGTTGGCGACGTTCCTCGCTGATGGGTCCCCGGCGGACTCCGTCCCAGTCAACGCCACCGTCGGGGACGGTTCCGTCGAGTCGACCGCGGGCGCAACCCGTGAAGCCGTCGAATCGGGCTACCGCGCGGTGAAAGTGAAAGTCGGGGCGCGTGATTCCGACGTCGACGCCGCCCGTTTGCGCGCCGCCCGGGAGGCCGCCGGAGACGGCGTGGAGCTCCGCGCGGACGCCAACGGGGTGTGGGACGTCCCGACCGCCGAACGCCTGCTCGACGTCGCCGCCGACCTTGACTTCGCGTACGTCGAACAGCCGCTCGCGGCCGACGACCTCCGCGGGCACGCGGAACTCCGCGGTCGCGGCGTCGGGATCGCGCTCGACGAGTCGGTCGTCTCTGTGGGACCCGACCGCGTGCTCACCGCCGACGCCGCCGACATCCTCGTCTGCAAGCCGATGGCGCTGGGCGGGCCGCGTCGCACGCTCGACGTGGCGCGTCGGGCCGCAGCACGCGGTGTGGACGTCGTCGTGACGACCACGATCGACGCCGTCGTCGCCCGTGTCGGCGCGGTCCACGTTGCGGCCGCGCTTCCGGGAATTTCGGCCTGCGGGCTGGCGACTGGCTCAGTTCTTTCGGCGGACCTCGCTCCCGATCCCGCGCCGGTCGAGGAGGGGTCGATCCGCGTTCCGACGGGGCCCGGACTCGCCGGGGACGCGTTCGCCGCGCTCCGAACGAAGCGGTGA
- a CDS encoding RNA-guided endonuclease InsQ/TnpB family protein — translation MEVRRTAPVKLVVPDERRDDLHKSARQFLYCANRAAKFCWDDDSYTNCITANSTARDALYAELREETDLTANLVQEAIRRAVQATKGCVERWKQGKRVSQPEFTSWSIVYDKRSATFYRNKVSLSTVNGRVECDFELPADSPTPYEQYVLSEGYEFRASTLQYDEVTDEFYFHITTRKYDDDEPEVSVDTGHQTVLGIDLGVNSLAVASTGTFWQGDDYDHWCREFEKRRGEMQQRGTQAAHNALLRLGKREEAWRKQYIHTVANEIVSEAVEHDCDVIVFEELTDIRERLPQAKWHHVWAFRRLYEYVSYKAPEQDVSVEQVEQNHTSQRCSRTDCGFTHESNRHGEHFECQKCGYEVNADYNAAKNIGLRYARKRKHRLRSSPKSESGDAPVDVRLNGGMLNGESYQPIAGD, via the coding sequence ATGGAGGTGCGTCGAACTGCGCCGGTTAAACTCGTCGTTCCCGATGAGCGGCGCGACGACCTCCACAAATCTGCGCGACAGTTCCTCTACTGTGCGAATCGTGCTGCCAAGTTCTGTTGGGACGACGACTCCTACACGAACTGCATCACTGCGAACTCAACTGCGCGAGACGCACTCTACGCGGAGCTGCGCGAAGAAACTGATCTCACTGCCAACCTCGTTCAAGAGGCCATCCGACGCGCCGTCCAAGCGACGAAAGGGTGCGTCGAACGGTGGAAGCAGGGCAAGCGTGTGAGCCAACCGGAGTTCACCTCGTGGAGCATAGTCTACGATAAGCGAAGCGCCACATTCTACCGGAACAAAGTCTCGCTCTCAACCGTCAACGGGCGTGTTGAGTGCGACTTTGAACTCCCGGCGGACAGCCCAACACCCTACGAACAGTACGTTCTTTCGGAGGGGTACGAGTTCCGGGCGAGCACATTGCAATACGACGAGGTGACCGATGAGTTCTACTTCCACATTACGACCCGGAAGTATGATGACGACGAGCCCGAGGTTTCGGTAGATACCGGGCACCAAACAGTCCTCGGTATCGACCTCGGCGTTAACAGCCTCGCAGTAGCTTCGACCGGTACGTTCTGGCAGGGAGACGACTACGACCATTGGTGCCGCGAGTTCGAGAAGCGGCGTGGTGAGATGCAACAGCGCGGGACGCAAGCCGCACACAACGCCCTACTTCGCCTCGGAAAGCGCGAAGAAGCGTGGCGGAAGCAGTACATCCACACGGTTGCCAATGAGATCGTTTCGGAAGCCGTCGAACACGACTGCGACGTGATCGTGTTCGAAGAATTAACCGACATCCGTGAGCGGCTCCCGCAGGCTAAATGGCACCACGTTTGGGCGTTCCGACGCCTGTACGAGTACGTCTCCTACAAGGCACCAGAACAAGACGTCTCCGTGGAGCAAGTCGAGCAGAACCACACGTCCCAGCGCTGTTCTCGGACGGATTGTGGGTTCACGCACGAATCGAACCGCCACGGAGAACACTTCGAGTGCCAGAAATGCGGCTATGAGGTCAACGCGGATTACAACGCGGCGAAGAATATCGGGCTACGGTATGCCCGAAAGCGGAAACACAGACTCCGCTCCTCGCCCAAGTCGGAGAGCGGAGACGCACCAGTAGACGTGCGTTTGAATGGTGGGATGTTGAACGGCGAGAGTTACCAGCCTATTGCTGGGGACTGA
- a CDS encoding 1,4-dihydroxy-2-naphthoyl-CoA synthase: MVSELFDSTRWEQVDGADAFDDVTYHRASDESAVRIAFDRPEKRNAFRPGTVDELYAALDDARKRADVGCVLLTGNGPSKKDDGWAFCAGGDQSVRGDSGYEYRADDEADETDDPLVREAKAGRLHILEVQRLIRFMPKPVIAVVPGWAVGGGHSLHVVCDLTLASEEHAKFLQTDPDVASFDGGFGSAYLAKQIGQKKAREVFFRGKTYSANEAVEMGMANEAISHSELEDVALEWADEITDKSPTAIRMLKYAFNMADDGLVGQQVFSGEATRLAYMTEEAQEGRDAFLEKRDPDFSQYPWHY, translated from the coding sequence ATGGTCTCGGAACTCTTCGATTCGACGCGCTGGGAGCAGGTCGACGGCGCGGACGCCTTCGACGACGTCACGTACCACCGCGCGAGCGACGAAAGCGCGGTGCGGATCGCCTTCGACCGCCCCGAGAAGCGGAACGCCTTCCGGCCCGGCACGGTCGACGAACTCTACGCCGCGCTCGACGACGCCCGCAAGCGGGCCGACGTCGGCTGCGTCCTCCTGACGGGGAACGGCCCCTCGAAGAAAGACGACGGATGGGCGTTCTGCGCCGGTGGCGATCAGTCGGTTCGGGGTGACTCGGGGTACGAGTACCGCGCCGACGACGAGGCCGACGAAACCGACGATCCGCTCGTTCGTGAGGCCAAGGCCGGTCGGCTGCACATTCTGGAAGTACAGCGGCTCATCCGGTTTATGCCGAAGCCGGTGATCGCCGTTGTTCCGGGCTGGGCCGTCGGCGGCGGGCACTCGCTTCACGTCGTCTGCGATCTGACGCTCGCCTCCGAGGAGCACGCGAAGTTCCTGCAGACCGATCCCGACGTGGCGTCCTTCGACGGCGGGTTCGGCTCGGCGTACCTCGCAAAGCAGATCGGCCAGAAGAAGGCCCGAGAAGTGTTCTTCCGCGGGAAGACGTACTCTGCAAACGAGGCCGTCGAGATGGGGATGGCGAACGAGGCGATTTCCCATTCCGAACTCGAAGACGTCGCGCTCGAGTGGGCCGACGAGATCACCGATAAGTCACCGACCGCGATTCGAATGTTGAAGTACGCGTTCAATATGGCCGACGACGGCCTCGTCGGCCAGCAGGTCTTCTCGGGCGAGGCGACGCGACTCGCGTATATGACAGAAGAAGCGCAGGAGGGCCGCGACGCCTTCTTAGAGAAGCGCGACCCTGACTTCAGCCAATATCCTTGGCACTACTAA
- a CDS encoding Glu/Leu/Phe/Val family dehydrogenase — protein sequence MSDANPFESLQEQVDDAGAYLDIDDDVLERLKHPERVLEVTLSVERDDGSLEQFEGFRSQFNGDRGPYKGGIRYHPNVSRDEVKALSGWMTYKCAVVDIPLGGAKGGIVVDPDELSAAELERLTRAYAAELRPLVGPDRDIPAPDVNTGQREMNWFKDTYETLERTTAPGVITGKAISSGGSEGRVEATGRSTMFAAREAFDYLDRDLTEATVAVQGYGNAGSVAARLIEELGATVVAVSDSSGGVYDPDGLDAHAVKSHKNETGTVTGYADTEELTNEELLTLDVDLLVPAALENAIDADLAEAVEADVIVETANGPLTPAADDVLTGRDVLVVPDVLANAGGVTVSYFEWVQNRQRFAWSEARVNDELESVITGAFDELVDAYKSNDLPNFRTAAYVVGIQRVADAYAEGGNWP from the coding sequence ATGTCGGATGCGAATCCCTTCGAGAGCCTTCAAGAACAGGTCGATGACGCGGGGGCTTACCTCGATATCGACGACGATGTGCTCGAACGGCTGAAGCATCCCGAGCGGGTCCTCGAAGTGACCCTCTCCGTCGAACGCGACGACGGGTCGCTCGAACAGTTCGAGGGGTTCCGATCGCAGTTCAACGGTGACCGCGGCCCCTACAAAGGCGGGATTCGCTACCATCCGAACGTCTCTCGCGACGAGGTCAAGGCGCTCTCCGGGTGGATGACCTACAAATGCGCCGTCGTCGACATCCCGCTCGGCGGCGCGAAGGGAGGAATCGTCGTTGATCCGGACGAACTCTCCGCGGCCGAGTTGGAGCGATTGACGCGCGCGTATGCCGCTGAACTCCGTCCGCTCGTCGGTCCCGACCGCGACATCCCCGCGCCGGACGTCAACACCGGCCAACGGGAGATGAACTGGTTCAAAGACACCTACGAGACGCTCGAACGCACGACCGCACCGGGCGTCATCACCGGCAAGGCCATCTCTTCCGGCGGGAGCGAGGGCCGCGTCGAGGCCACCGGCCGGTCGACGATGTTCGCCGCTCGCGAGGCGTTCGATTACCTCGATCGAGACCTCACGGAGGCGACCGTCGCGGTCCAAGGCTACGGGAACGCCGGCTCGGTCGCGGCGCGGCTCATCGAGGAACTCGGTGCGACTGTCGTCGCCGTCTCCGACTCCTCCGGTGGCGTGTACGACCCCGACGGCCTCGACGCCCACGCGGTGAAATCTCACAAGAACGAGACCGGGACGGTCACGGGCTATGCGGACACCGAGGAGCTGACCAACGAGGAGTTGCTCACGCTCGACGTCGACCTCCTCGTCCCCGCCGCGCTGGAGAACGCGATCGACGCCGACCTCGCAGAAGCCGTCGAGGCCGACGTCATCGTGGAGACGGCGAACGGCCCGCTGACGCCCGCCGCCGACGACGTGCTCACCGGACGAGACGTGCTCGTGGTCCCGGACGTCCTCGCGAACGCGGGCGGCGTCACCGTCTCGTACTTCGAGTGGGTGCAGAACAGACAGCGCTTCGCTTGGAGCGAAGCGCGCGTCAACGACGAACTCGAATCGGTGATCACGGGCGCGTTCGACGAACTCGTCGACGCCTACAAGTCGAACGACCTCCCGAACTTCCGGACGGCGGCGTACGTCGTCGGCATTCAGCGCGTCGCCGACGCGTACGCAGAGGGTGGGAACTGGCCGTAA